The following coding sequences lie in one Zingiber officinale cultivar Zhangliang chromosome 2B, Zo_v1.1, whole genome shotgun sequence genomic window:
- the LOC122045023 gene encoding probable serine/threonine-protein kinase PBL7, with translation MGFCIPCTKALTADDLAQQIPHPPLGKSKSDSKFSFDWKNKGSRKISKCGSSHISAKTFPFKELAEATDNFRDDCLLGEGGFGRVYKGRLESIQQTVAIKQLDLNGVQGNREFMVEVMMLGLLHHPNLVNLIGYCADGDQRLLVYEYMPLGSLEDHLHGGLSSDKRRLDWHHRMIIAAGAAKGLEYLHDVANPPVIYRDLKCSNILLDEDYNPKLSDFGLAKLGPVGDNTHVSTRVMGTYGYCAPEYAMTGQLTLKSDVYSFGVVLLELISGRRAMDNFRRPGERNLVSWAKPLFKDRKKFPQMVDPMLQGQYPIRGLYQAIAIAAMCVQDQPSLRPRIADVVSALSYLATQTHHHKNQST, from the exons ATGGGTTTCTGCATTCCCTGCACCAAAGCGCTGACGGCGGACGATTTGGCTCAGCAGATCCCCCACCCTCCGCTTG GAAAATCAAAGTCAGATTCGAAATTCTCATTCGACTGGAAGAATAAAGGTTCAAGGAAGATCTCAAAATGTGGCTCTTCGCACATTTCTGCCAAAACATTTCCGTTTAAAGAGCTGGCCGAGGCAACTGACAATTTCAGGGATGATTGCCTCTTGGGAGAAGGAGGATTTGGTCGAGTTTATAAAGGCAGGTTGGAAAGCATTCAACAG ACAGTAGCTATAAAGCAGCTTGATCTCAATGGTGTACAAGGAAATAGGGAATTTATGGTTGAAGTCATGATGTTGGGTCTGCTTCACCACCCCAACCTTGTTAATCTAATCGGGTATTGTGCTGACGGCGACCAAAGGCTTTTGGTTTATGAATATATGCCACTAGGATCCTTGGAAGATCATCTTCACG GAGGCCTTTCTTCAGATAAGAGGCGGCTCGACTGGCACCACAGAATGATAATAGCTGCTGGAGCAGCAAAAGGATTAGAGTACTTGCACGATGTGGCAAACCCTCCTGTGATTTATCGTGATTTAAAATGCTCAAACATTCTACTCGACGAGGACTATAACCCaaagttgtcagattttggtctTGCAAAACTTGGTCCTGTCGGCGATAATACTCATGTCTCCACCAGAGTGATGGGCACATATGGGTATTGTGCTCCAGAATATGCAATGACTGGACAACTGACACTTAAGTCGGATGTTTATAGCTTTGGAGTTGTCCTTTTAGAACTTATATCCGGAAGAAGAGCAATGGACAATTTTAGACGTCCAGGCGAGCGAAATCTTGTTTCGTGG GCGAAGCCATTGTTCAAGGACAGGAAGAAGTTTCCACAGATGGTTGATCCGATGCTTCAGGGTCAGTACCCGATACGGGGCTTGTACCAAGCAATTGCCATTGCTGCAATGTGCGTTCAGGACCAGCCGAGCTTGAGGCCTCGGATAGCTGATGTTGTATCAGCTCTTTCTTACTTGGCTACACAAACTCACCACCACAAGAACCAATCCACTTAG
- the LOC122045020 gene encoding ankyrin repeat-containing protein ITN1-like: MMPPGFDKGGGGEREFEWGPMGFTHSLSPVRVMALSNSGKRLDQDWVPSPSASPAKPSLVLSNSGKRIDPGSPSLVFSNSGKRMDPSGKKKYVKQVTGRHNDTELHLAAQRGDLDGVRMILGEIEEQMTGTVMGADFDAQLAEIRAAVVNDVNEENETPLFTAAEKGFLDLAVELLKYSDPESLTRKNRSGFDVLHIAVREGHKEIVQVLLKHDPSLVRTFGQSNATPLITAATRGHTEIVNLLLEQDASLIELSKNNGKNALHFASRQGHAEIAKALLKKDPQLARRTDKKGQTALHMAVKGTSCAVVQALVDADAAIVMLPDRAGNTALHVATRKKRAEIVNLLLLLPDTNVNALSRNHKTAFDIAEGLPLSEDSAEIRECLSRCGACKADELNQPRDELRKTVTEIKKDVHIQLEQTRKTNKNVHGIAKELRKLHREGINNATNSVTVVAVLFATVAFAAIFTVPGGTEDNGVAVAVKTASFKIFFIFNAIALFTSLAVVVVQITLVRGETKAERRVVEIINKLMWLASVCTTVAFIASSYIVVGRHFQWAAILVTLIGGIIMAGVLGTMTFYVVKSKRTRSFRKRVKSMKKASDSWHPDTEFSDSEVDRIFAI; encoded by the exons atgatGCCGCCTGGATTCGATAAAG GCGGAGGAGGAGAGAGGGAATTCGAATGGGGGCCGATGGGATTCACCCACTCGCTCTCTCCGGTCCGCGTCATGGCTCTCTCAAATTCCGGGAAGCGCCTGGACCAGGACTGGGTTCCCTCCCCCTCCGCGTCGCCAGCCAAGCCCTCCCTGGTGCTGTCCAACTCCGGGAAACGGATAGATCCGGGCTCGCCGTCGCTCGTCTTCTCCAACTCCGGGAAGCGGATGGACCCCTCGGGGAAGAAGAAGTACGTGAAGCAGGTGACCGGGCGGCACAATGACACGGAGCTCCACCTCGCGGCGCAGCGCGGGGACCTCGACGGCGTCCGGATGATCCTGGGCGAGATCGAGGAGCAGATGACGGGGACCGTAATGGGAGCCGACTTCGACGCCCAGTTGGCTGAGATTCGGGCGGCCGTCGTCAATGACGTCAACGAGGAGAATGAGACGCCGCTGTTCACGGCAGCCGAGAAAGGGTTTCTCGATCTGGCCGTTGAGCTGCTCAAGTACTCCGACCCGGAGAgccttaccaggaagaacagatcCGGGTTTGACGTTCTCCATATCGCTGTGAGAGAAGGACACAAAG AGATTGTTCAGGTACTTTTGAAACATGATCCAAGTCTCGTCAGGACATTTGGTCAATCCAATGCGACTCCACTCATAACTGCGGCGACTAGAGGACATACTGAAATTGTGAACCTCTTGCTAGAGCAAGATGCTAGCTTGATCGAATTGTCCAAAAACAACGGAAAAAATGCCCTGCACTTTGCTTCTCGACAGGGGCACGCAGAAATTGCCAAAGCATTGTTGAAGAAGGATCCACAACTTGCCAGAAGAACTGATAAGAAAGGCCAGACTGCATTGCACATGGCTGTGAAGGGGACCAGTTGTGCCGTCGTTCAAGCCCTTGTGGATGCTGATGCAGCAATCGTGATGCTACCAGACAGAGCTGGAAATACAGCATTACATGTTGCAACACGGAAAAAGCGAGCGGAG ATCGTAAATCTGCTACTGCTCCTCCCAGATACCAATGTGAATGCATTGTCAAGAAACCATAAAACTGCTTTTGACATTGCTGAAGGTCTGCCTCTTTCAGAAGATTCTGCTGAAATTAGGGAATGTTTATCTCGATGCGGAGCATGTAAAGCTGATGAACTAAATCAGCCTCGAGATGAGTTGAGGAAGACCGTAACCGAGATTAAAAAGGATGTTCATATACAGCTCGAGCAGACAAGAAAAACAAACAAGAATGTCCATGGGATTGCCAAGGAGCTCAGGAAACTTCACAGAGAAGGAATTAACAATGCTACTAACTCGGTTACAGTCGTCGCTGTGCTCTTTGCAACTGTGGCTTTCGCAGCCATCTTTACGGTTCCCGGTGGAACCGAAGACAATGGAGTAGCAGTGGCAGTCAAAACAGCATCTTTCAagatatttttcattttcaatgccATTGCGCTATTCACTTCTTTGGCTGTGGTGGTGGTCCAAATAACACTCGTCCGGGGAGAAACAAAGGCAGAGCGGCGAGTCGTCGAGATCATAAACAAGTTGATGTGGCTCGCTTCTGTTTGCACCACAGTTGCTTTTATCGCATCGTCGTACATCGTTGTCGGTCGCCACTTTCAATGGGCTGCTATTCTGGTTACACTCATCGGAGGAATTATAATGGCCGGTGTTCTCGGGACCATGACTTTCTACGTCGTGAAATCGAAGCGAACACGTTCGTTCAGGAAGAGGGTGAAGTCCATGAAGAAAGCCTCCGACTCATGGCATCCAGACACAGAATTCTCCGACTCCGAAGTCGACAGGATCTTTGCCATCTAA